A section of the Pleuronectes platessa chromosome 7, fPlePla1.1, whole genome shotgun sequence genome encodes:
- the avpr1aa gene encoding arginine vasopressin receptor 1Aa isoform X1 — protein MEPMSSQETVDSQPHSAVSLSPNVPPALRGVESYHVFISYSSSDYQWTHSIISQLESCGLSVCYHERDFTPGRTVLENMSQCIQESQKVLLVLSPEFVRSRWCLLEANMSLFRDCLERKPIIPVLLQPGVSVPLHLCHLTYLEANDPDLMSKLLKVLCTPNQQLQSSTVMPFQPPSIYNGKALQPLIAANDEDLNKWDCGQFSDMEVPDQLRLIIEDQEKYREALRIINSVSQNKVWLRPVWLRAVIYIISVIVFLCLIAIVVWMTIVIFRDFYINPGPPTLFFVSSFSLISVPLGLIIQLGLWMKDDEKYIVREMQKAVGQANTILGEEKLLMGCRSNSKIYLVYVSLDGCKDEFAETFSEQVGAEDMFHRAMTFFSSGYSCCLAKRHFPFPQPSSSGHLEGGVCFCQYVSQQLSRGEWT, from the coding sequence ATGGAGCCAATGAGTTCACAGGAGACAGTAGACAGTCAGCCACATTCtgctgtctcactctctcccaaTGTTCCTCCTGCACTGAGAGGTGTTGAGAGTTACCATGTCTTCATTAGCTACAGCAGCTCTGACTACCAATGGACCCACTCCATCATCAGCCAGCTGGAGTCCTGTGGCCTGTCCGTCTGCTACCATGAGCGTGACTTCACTCCCGGCCGCACCGTGCTGGAGAACATGTCCCAGTGCATCCAGGAGAGCCAGAAGGTGCTGCTGGTTCTCAGCCCAGAGTTTGTGAGGAGCCGCTGGTGTCTCCTGGAGGCTAACATGTCTCTGTTCAGAGACTGTCTGGAGAGGAAGCCCATCATCCCAGTGCTGCTGCAGCCGGGAGTCTCAGTTCCTCTCCACCTCTGCCACCTCACCTACCTGGAGGCCAACGACCCCGACTTAATGAGCAAGCTGCTCAAAGTGCTGTGCACCCCAAACCAGCAGCTTCAAAGCTCCACTGTGATGCCCTTCCAGCCTCCCTCTATCTACAATGGGAAGGCCCTGCAGCCTTTGATAGCTGCCAATGATGAGGACCTCAATAAATGGGATTGTGGTCAGTTCAGTGACATGGAGGTGCCAGACCAACTGCGTCTGATCATTGAGGACCAGGAGAAGTACCGAGAAGCTTTGAGGATCATCAACAGCGTCTCTCAAAATAAAGTGTGGCTCCGTCCAGTCTGGCTTAGAGCAGTGATTTACATTATTAGTGTAATAGTGTTTTTATGCCTCATAGCTATTGTTGTATGGATGACAATAGTAATATTTAGAGATTTTTACATAAACCCAGGCCCACCTACATTATTTTTTGTCAGTTCCTTTAGTCTCATCAGTGTTCCATTGGGGCTGATTATTCAGCTCGGTCTCTGGATGAAGGATGATGAAAAGTATATTGTGAGAGAGATGCAGAAAGCTGTGGGTCAGGCAAACACAATCCTCGGTGAAGAGAAGCTGTTAATGGGCTGTCGGTCCAATTCAAAAATCTACCTGGTGTATGTTTCTCTAGATGGTTGCAAAGATGAGTTTGCAGAAACCTTTTCTGAGCAGGTTGGTGCTGAGGACATGTTTCACAGAGCCATGACCTTCTTCTCTTCAGGTTACTCCTGCTGCCTCGCTAAAAGACACTTTCCTTTTCCTCAGCCCAGCTCCAGTGGTCACCTGGAGGGAGGGGTTTGTTTCTGTCAGTACGTCTCCCAGCAGCTCAGCAGGGGGGAATGGACATAG
- the avpr1aa gene encoding arginine vasopressin receptor 1Aa isoform X2 codes for MEKPENVTLHPNGSDPFGRNEEVAQIEIMVLSITFVVAVIGNVSVLLAMHNTKKKMSRMHLFIKHLSLADLVVAFFQVLPQLCWEITYRFFGPDFLCRIVKHLQVTGMFASTYMMVMMTLDRYIAICHPLKTLQQPTKRSYIMIVSTWMCSLVFSTPQYFIFSLSEVKNGSTVKDCWAHFIEPWGARAYITWITGGIFLVPVVILVTCYGFICHTIWKNIKYKKRKTIPGAASKNGLIGKNSVSSVTTISRAKLRTVKMTFVIVLAYIICWAPFFTVQMWSVWDENFQYADSENTAVTISALLASLNSCCNPWIYMIFSGHLLQDFMNCFAWCRRANADFKKEDSDSSIRRTTLLTKMTNRSPTGSTGNWRELDNSPKTSIQME; via the exons ATGGAGAAGCCTGAAAACGTCACCCTCCACCCGAACGGGTCCGATCCGTTTGGGAGGAACGAGGAGGTGGCCCAGATCGAGATCATGGTGCTGAGCATCACCTTCGTGGTCGCCGTGATTGGAAACGTGAGCGTCCTGCTGGCGATGCACAACACCAAGAAGAAGATGTCGCGCATGCACCTCTTCATCAAACACCTGAGCCTGGCTGACCTGGTGGTGGCCTTCTTCCAGGTGCTGCCGCAGCTCTGCTGGGAGATCACGTACCGCTTCTTtggtccggactttctctgcAGGATCGTGAAGCACCTCCAGGTGACGGGGATGTTCGCCTCCACCtacatgatggtgatgatgacccTTGACCGCTACATCGCCATCTGCCACCCGCTGAAAACCCTCCAGCAGCCCACGAAGCGCTCCTACATCATGATTGTCTCCACGTGGATGTGCAGCCTGGTGTTCAGCACGCCGCAGTACTTCATCTTCTCCCTGAGCGAGGTCAAGAACGGCTCGACAGTGAAGGACTGCTGGGCGCACTTCATCGAGCCCTGGGGCGCCAGGGCGTACATCACCTGGATCACCGGCGGGATCTTCCTGGTGCCCGTGGTCATTCTTGTGACGTGCTACGGCTTCATCTGCCACACCATAtggaaaaatatcaaatataagAAAAGGAAAACGATACCAGGTGCTGCGAGCAAGAACGGGCTGATTGGGAAGAATTCCGTCAGCAGCGTTACGACCATATCGAGAGCCAAGCTGCGGACTGTTAAGATGACTTTTGTGATAGTTTTGGCTTACATCATTTGTTGGGCGCCGTTTTTCACCGTGCAGATGTGGTCTGTGTGGGATGAGAACTTCCAGTATGCTG ATTCTGAGAACACAGCGGTGACTATTTCTGCGCTCCTTGCCAGTCTCAACAGCTGCTGCAACCCGTGGATATACATGATCTTCAGCGGCCACCTCCTGCAGGATTTCATGAACTGCTTCGCCTGGTGCCGCAGAGCAAACGCAGACTTCAAGAAGGAGGACTCGGACAGCAGCATCCGCAGGACGACTCTTCTGACTAAGATGACCAACCGCAGCCCCACGGGCAGCACTGGCAACTGGAGAGAGCTGGACAACTCTCCCAAGACCTCCATTCAGATGGAGTAA